Proteins from a genomic interval of Pseudomonadota bacterium:
- the rlmB gene encoding 23S rRNA (guanosine(2251)-2'-O)-methyltransferase RlmB, whose protein sequence is MVSQTRSVIKGTDLIFGINAVNEVLLSANRTIEVLYCADHAGKRVADLENLARRQGIVIKRLPKAAMDRLADHERHQGVILKVSPAVYCPLKELLVPESSDREKLETIIALDGITDPQNLGSILRTAAAAGVSGAIIPERRAAGITPTVARIASGGLEYLKICRVKNLVKALQEGRRQGYWIAGTVAPDELSIYQADLCRRLVVVIGSEDKGIRPLVQKNCDFLINIPLHSPLDSLNVATATAVVLFEIKRQQLLAAG, encoded by the coding sequence ATGGTGAGTCAAACACGGTCGGTAATTAAAGGAACGGACCTGATATTTGGGATCAATGCGGTTAATGAAGTACTCTTATCTGCAAACCGAACCATTGAAGTTTTGTACTGTGCTGATCATGCCGGCAAACGGGTTGCTGATCTGGAAAATCTGGCAAGGCGGCAGGGGATAGTGATCAAACGGCTGCCTAAAGCGGCCATGGATCGGCTTGCTGATCACGAACGGCATCAAGGGGTTATTCTCAAGGTTTCCCCTGCTGTTTATTGTCCTCTCAAGGAACTGCTTGTTCCAGAGAGTAGTGACAGGGAAAAACTTGAAACCATTATTGCTTTAGACGGCATTACCGATCCGCAGAATCTGGGTTCCATCCTGCGGACCGCGGCGGCAGCTGGAGTCTCCGGGGCTATCATCCCTGAGCGTCGGGCAGCCGGTATTACCCCGACGGTTGCCAGAATTGCTTCGGGGGGATTGGAATATCTGAAAATCTGCAGAGTCAAAAACCTGGTTAAGGCGCTGCAGGAAGGACGTAGACAGGGATACTGGATTGCCGGTACCGTAGCTCCCGACGAGTTGTCAATCTACCAGGCTGATTTGTGCCGTCGGCTGGTTGTTGTCATCGGTTCAGAGGATAAGGGCATAAGGCCTCTGGTACAGAAAAACTGTGACTTTCTCATCAATATCCCCCTTCATTCACCTTTGGACTCACTAAATGTGGCCACCGCCACCGCCGTTGTTCTCTTTGAAATAAAGCGGCAGCAACTTCTGGCGGCAGGTTGA
- the alaC gene encoding alanine transaminase, protein MDEFRRINRLPPYVFSIVNELKMEARRKGEDIIDLGMGNPDLPTPQHIVDKLAEAIYNPKNHRYSASKGIAKLRLAIADWYQRRYQIELDPDRETVVTIGAKEGLSHLALAIVNPGDVVFVPSPAYPIHPYSIIIAGGDLRSIPLSPDRDFFEDLLSATKLTWPRPKMLIISYPHNPTTTVVDLDFFRKLVDFAKEHSLIIVHDFAYADMTFDGYRAPSILEVEGAKDVAVEFYSLSKSYSMAGWRVGFCVGNQRIVQALTKIKSYLDYGIFQPIQIAAIEALNGDQSCVQDIVSTYKHRRDTLCDGLSRIGWQVKKPLGTMFVWGKIPEQFKDLGSLEFAKMMIREAKVAVSPGIGFGEYGDDHVRFALVENEHRTRQAIRGIRHFLQQYDK, encoded by the coding sequence ATGGATGAATTTCGGCGAATCAATCGGCTTCCCCCTTATGTGTTCAGCATTGTCAATGAATTAAAAATGGAAGCCCGACGGAAGGGGGAAGATATTATCGACCTGGGAATGGGTAATCCGGACCTGCCAACCCCGCAGCATATTGTTGACAAACTAGCCGAAGCCATTTACAACCCCAAAAATCACCGATATTCCGCCTCCAAGGGAATTGCTAAGTTACGTCTGGCCATAGCCGACTGGTATCAGCGACGTTATCAGATAGAGCTGGATCCCGACCGGGAAACCGTGGTTACCATTGGGGCCAAAGAGGGGCTTTCCCATCTGGCCCTGGCAATCGTCAATCCAGGGGACGTGGTTTTTGTCCCCTCCCCAGCCTATCCTATTCATCCTTATTCCATTATCATTGCTGGAGGGGATCTGCGCAGCATCCCTCTGTCACCTGACCGTGATTTTTTTGAGGACCTGCTGTCGGCTACCAAGCTTACTTGGCCACGGCCGAAAATGTTGATTATCAGCTATCCTCATAATCCTACCACTACGGTTGTCGACCTTGATTTTTTCCGGAAGCTGGTGGATTTTGCCAAAGAACATTCCCTGATAATTGTCCATGATTTTGCCTATGCCGACATGACCTTTGATGGCTATCGGGCCCCGTCTATTCTGGAAGTCGAGGGCGCCAAAGACGTGGCCGTGGAGTTTTACTCCCTTTCCAAAAGTTACAGCATGGCCGGCTGGCGGGTAGGGTTTTGTGTCGGCAACCAGCGTATTGTCCAGGCACTGACCAAGATTAAAAGTTACCTGGACTACGGAATCTTCCAGCCAATTCAGATTGCTGCCATTGAAGCTTTAAACGGCGACCAGAGCTGCGTCCAGGACATTGTCAGCACCTATAAACATCGCCGGGATACCCTTTGCGATGGATTGTCAAGGATAGGCTGGCAAGTAAAAAAACCACTGGGGACAATGTTTGTCTGGGGTAAAATACCTGAACAATTTAAAGATCTCGGATCACTTGAGTTTGCTAAAATGATGATTAGAGAAGCAAAAGTTGCTGTATCTCCCGGCATCGGTTTTGGTGAATATGGCGATGATCATGTTCGCTTCGCTCTGGTGGAAAATGAACACCGTACCCGACAGGCAATCAGGGGAATACGCCATTTTCTCCAGCAGTATGATAAATGA
- a CDS encoding homoserine dehydrogenase yields MEKINVGLIGLGTIGTGVARIFQENSQLITQRLGAELELKKIADLDITTDRGISLPEGILTTDVNEVLDNPEIDIVIELIGGYEPAKAFISRALKAGKHVVTANKALLAKHGDELFQLAKVSGVDLYYEASIGGGIPIIKVMREALAANRITAISGILNGTCNYILTQMTNEGLEYDDVLAEAQKLGYAEADPTFDVEGIDTAHKLAILAAMAFGTPINFTGVYVEGIANIQPVDIEFAREFGYKIKLLAIAKENQGKVEARVHPTMVPEHHMLAKIDGVFNAIYVNADMLGPSLYYGQGAGMLPTASAVVADLIDIARNILGKSHHRLPFLAYQSPASGNASYQSIDAISCNYYLRFTARDQPGVLSKVSGILGESNISIASVIQKGRNDAGGTVAIVMQTHRACERDLKYALDKIDALDIIDAQTVVIRMETDL; encoded by the coding sequence ATGGAAAAAATCAATGTGGGACTAATCGGGCTTGGAACCATTGGTACCGGTGTAGCCCGGATTTTCCAGGAAAACAGCCAGTTGATCACCCAGCGTCTGGGAGCCGAACTTGAATTAAAAAAGATTGCCGATCTCGATATCACCACTGACAGGGGCATTTCATTACCTGAAGGAATTTTAACTACTGATGTCAACGAAGTTCTTGACAACCCTGAAATTGACATAGTGATTGAATTAATCGGCGGCTATGAACCGGCAAAAGCCTTTATTTCCCGGGCTCTGAAGGCCGGCAAACATGTGGTGACTGCCAACAAGGCACTGCTGGCCAAACATGGAGATGAGCTTTTTCAGCTAGCCAAGGTTTCCGGCGTTGATCTGTATTATGAGGCCAGTATCGGTGGTGGCATCCCCATCATTAAAGTCATGCGTGAAGCCTTGGCTGCTAACCGGATCACTGCTATCAGCGGCATACTTAATGGAACCTGCAATTACATCCTTACTCAAATGACCAATGAGGGATTGGAGTATGATGATGTCCTGGCGGAGGCCCAGAAGCTGGGCTATGCTGAAGCTGACCCCACTTTCGATGTAGAGGGCATTGATACCGCCCATAAACTGGCCATACTGGCCGCCATGGCTTTTGGTACTCCCATCAATTTTACTGGTGTCTATGTTGAAGGTATTGCCAATATTCAGCCGGTTGACATTGAATTTGCCCGTGAATTCGGCTACAAAATAAAATTACTGGCGATTGCCAAGGAAAATCAGGGCAAGGTTGAAGCCAGGGTACATCCTACCATGGTTCCCGAACATCATATGCTGGCAAAGATTGACGGGGTTTTCAACGCCATTTATGTAAATGCTGACATGTTAGGTCCCAGCCTCTATTATGGTCAGGGAGCGGGGATGCTGCCCACTGCCAGTGCCGTAGTTGCCGATCTGATTGATATTGCCCGTAACATCCTGGGGAAAAGCCATCATCGGCTTCCTTTCCTTGCTTATCAGTCACCAGCCAGCGGTAATGCTTCCTATCAATCAATTGATGCCATCAGCTGCAATTATTACCTGCGATTTACAGCCAGGGATCAGCCTGGAGTTTTATCAAAGGTTTCCGGTATTCTGGGCGAGTCCAACATCAGTATTGCTTCGGTAATTCAAAAGGGAAGGAATGATGCCGGGGGAACGGTTGCCATTGTCATGCAAACCCACCGTGCCTGTGAGCGTGATTTAAAATATGCCTTAGATAAGATTGATGCATTGGATATCATTGATGCTCAAACAGTGGTCATCAGGATGGAAACTGACCTGTAA
- a CDS encoding FeoA family protein yields MTLTELESGRQARVIAFSGGHTMIKRLENLGLLRGKAIKKVSNNPFKGPVVVKIDQVELAIGYRMASRITVEPI; encoded by the coding sequence ATGACATTAACAGAGCTTGAAAGCGGCAGACAGGCCCGGGTTATCGCCTTTAGCGGTGGCCACACTATGATCAAAAGACTGGAAAATCTTGGTTTACTTCGTGGCAAAGCCATTAAGAAAGTCAGCAATAACCCTTTCAAGGGTCCAGTGGTGGTTAAAATAGATCAAGTCGAACTGGCCATCGGTTATCGGATGGCCAGCCGGATAACCGTAGAGCCGATCTGA
- a CDS encoding ferrous iron transporter B codes for MEISEGMKILLMGNPNVGKSVVFNRLTGARVVTANYAGTTVEYTKGTLIYNEKHLEIIDVPGTYSLDPTCKAEEVAVEMLASGDLIINVADATNLERNLHLTLELMRQGKPMILVLNLWDETRHKGIHIDAAALEKLLQIPVITTVAVTAEGIKELISRLPEAVVPLPPDGQTNGDLWREVGKIIKQIQKITHRHHTWLERLEDISIKPRSGLPLAAVVIFITFAVIRFVGENLINYVFNPFFENLYRPFIYHAVSYAFPSGIIHDLLLGTTPDFVESLGLLTTGIYVPIAMVLPYIFSFYLVLGFVEDFGYLPRFAVLMDTFMHKLGLHGFAIIPMILGLGCNVPGAMATRILESRREKFIAGTLMAIAVPCMAQTAMIIGLVGPYSLVYVAMIYGNLAVVAIIIGIIMNALIPGYSPEIFLEISPYHLPHFGTLMKKLWMRIRGFLAEAIPLVLVGVLLVNILFLTGFIDLFSRFSAPVVVKIMGLPKEAVSSLIIGFLRKDVAVGMLEPLHMTIKQLIIACTILSIYFPCIATFAVLIKELGIKAMLKASLIMVGTAVAVGGLLNLLLPNFS; via the coding sequence ATGGAAATCAGCGAGGGCATGAAGATTCTCCTGATGGGGAACCCGAATGTCGGCAAAAGCGTGGTTTTCAATCGTTTAACCGGCGCCCGGGTGGTAACCGCCAATTATGCCGGCACCACGGTTGAATATACCAAGGGGACCTTGATCTATAACGAAAAACATCTGGAAATCATAGATGTTCCCGGAACCTACTCCCTGGACCCCACCTGCAAGGCAGAAGAAGTTGCCGTCGAGATGCTGGCATCGGGTGACCTGATTATCAATGTCGCTGATGCCACCAACCTGGAAAGAAACCTTCATCTTACCTTGGAATTGATGCGCCAGGGAAAACCCATGATTCTGGTACTGAATCTCTGGGATGAGACCCGGCACAAAGGAATTCATATTGACGCAGCCGCGTTGGAAAAACTCCTGCAGATTCCGGTTATCACCACCGTTGCCGTTACTGCCGAGGGCATAAAAGAACTTATCTCACGGCTACCGGAAGCAGTTGTTCCGTTACCTCCGGACGGTCAGACAAATGGTGATTTATGGCGGGAAGTCGGCAAAATCATCAAGCAGATACAAAAAATCACTCATCGGCATCATACCTGGCTTGAAAGGCTGGAAGATATCAGCATCAAACCCCGCAGCGGCCTGCCCCTGGCCGCGGTGGTCATCTTCATTACCTTTGCGGTTATCCGCTTTGTCGGCGAGAACCTGATCAATTATGTCTTTAATCCTTTCTTTGAAAACCTTTATCGTCCATTCATCTACCATGCCGTTTCCTATGCCTTTCCCAGTGGGATCATTCACGATCTGCTGCTGGGTACCACGCCAGACTTTGTTGAATCACTGGGGCTTTTGACCACCGGCATTTATGTTCCCATTGCCATGGTTTTGCCCTACATCTTCAGCTTTTACCTGGTCCTGGGTTTTGTTGAAGATTTCGGCTACCTGCCCCGCTTTGCCGTTCTGATGGACACCTTCATGCATAAGCTCGGGCTGCATGGATTTGCCATTATCCCGATGATTTTAGGTTTGGGCTGCAACGTCCCCGGAGCCATGGCGACCCGAATTCTGGAAAGTCGGCGGGAAAAATTCATTGCCGGCACCCTGATGGCCATTGCTGTCCCCTGTATGGCCCAGACAGCCATGATCATCGGCCTGGTGGGTCCATACAGCCTGGTTTATGTGGCGATGATCTATGGCAATCTGGCTGTGGTTGCCATTATTATCGGCATCATCATGAATGCTTTAATCCCCGGCTACAGCCCGGAAATTTTCCTTGAAATCTCTCCTTATCATCTGCCGCACTTCGGCACCCTGATGAAAAAGCTGTGGATGCGCATCCGAGGTTTCTTGGCTGAAGCCATCCCCCTGGTCCTGGTCGGGGTCCTGCTGGTTAACATACTCTTTCTTACTGGATTTATTGATCTTTTTTCTCGCTTTTCAGCCCCGGTGGTGGTTAAAATCATGGGTCTGCCAAAGGAAGCCGTTTCATCCCTGATTATTGGTTTCCTGCGTAAGGATGTGGCGGTAGGAATGCTTGAGCCACTTCATATGACCATCAAACAGTTAATCATTGCCTGTACCATCCTCTCCATTTATTTCCCCTGCATTGCCACTTTTGCCGTGCTGATAAAGGAACTGGGAATAAAAGCAATGTTGAAAGCCAGCCTGATCATGGTGGGAACTGCCGTTGCCGTCGGCGGCCTGCTCAACCTGTTATTGCCTAATTTTTCCTGA